The Maylandia zebra isolate NMK-2024a linkage group LG4, Mzebra_GT3a, whole genome shotgun sequence genome includes a window with the following:
- the grid2ipa gene encoding delphilin isoform X2: MRRFLSRKGRFSLRQSKSGTRSASKDFYLGLPATNQNWPEAFGFRLGGTGPSYILSVVEGSSAYLAGLQPGDQVVDIEGQDVTNLSTPALIALAQTLKTVPPSIGVVSRIEQIDINPGPDGRFGFTIVGDSPLMVEDCMPNGPAGRSGLKAGDYVMEVNGIPVKHHETAAAMIKAAQGRPLRLGVLSMARRPKRLSSSMRVLSQSGDSVRESRAHKAMEFNKKVEEVLGEEPDVKEQLFEVLKQYAAERDVESLAEALPDILITEEHQQLIDSVRIFIPKKHRERFDEVVSQSLMSRLKGRSFSDPSRSHLRRSRSEDHPERLLVSTRASSVPRTHAEEGVVPPARGMRKTTSLIAGHSSGTTTNCRTVRVCKGNMSFGFTLRGHAPVWIDSVIPGSPADKAGLKPGDRILFLNGLDMRTSSHEKVVSMLQGSGAMPTLVVEDGPPTFTLAEQDLAGGGVPTERARSPVLSSLQWVAEILPPSIRVQGRTFGQQLEHLLTIQERYTICKALENFFQHRNVDTLIVDVFPVLDTPAKQVIWQFVYQLLTYEEQEHCQSKISRFLGYKSPVPPPPPPPPPPPEPEVVPEPHRRSSSMRVTGTTYRSSVRGRSSDDLVIGTHLGMGHRAEPLLETGMRLAPGERQSGDGTSLPETPNNLTNLSAVYAELENMYSAKRSKSLKSRPPPAPESLLDLDPPSRTASPTIHLNTGSRKGPSSHTSWPEPLPSPPQSQFYPSGLTSQTSGESNPYISLDSPPPSPPEPPDYPSSPPAHRSSKRRYTFSKPPRSEDTDRFLDALSEQLGQRVAIVDDFLTPENDYEEMGFPDEEDDDNEDDLVVDEEESGGFVAPELSSPSDVQSSSGEENASSLTYSSSSDHIPPPPMTPPPPPPVQFNDPPPPPPPPAPAQSQPQHQQQQQQQQLSYTPEHSPRTYVPIRRKSGPPPPPPPRSNPPPKRHSLHKVLPTREDLQVHATIQELKAYQEQQAYQERQAYEEQQAYKERQAYEEQKAFEEQQLLQEQQALQEQQAYQEKLFKERQAYEEQKAFEEQKAFEEQQLYQEQQAYQERQAYEQRQAYQEQKAYEQRQAYKEQKAFEELQAYKEQKAFEELQAYQEQKAYEEQKAYEERQAYKEQQAYQEQQLQQIYQSHHSMPAQPTQQKAHSPLPLQSLPPLPSPDSVHHHANHPLYMMRQAQQQQAHQTHHHRRLSRSAPPPHQPSPQPTGHPSQQGQYVEGIYQSHQSVRPQPHHSSTEMLHQMHQAPAHHSSAEVLHQLQQSQAHHSSAEMLQQMQQVHAHYSSSEVLHQMHKSKAHHSSTELLHQAQQMQQIQPLHSSTELLHQAHQMHRGQPHHSSTELLHQIHKPQAHHSSTELLHQAHQMHQPKPHHSSTELLHQTQQEPASLPVQLNRDGHSHQSRRSLKGHHQTEVSVQGRHQEQQIHQTHHPQPTKPSPQRPHSIQQTHHHSSTPQIHHIHHMTPQPPPQDYQHQIQVIHPPQQPHRPQPLLSTFQPLQPHQPTLSTFQPLPQHPQSSTQTARPQSQPSHHLLQSQHQSQSHSQSQPQSLPHSLSDPTEHLEPPPPPPLPPPCSPPPLPRPSLSRMDSNHMSVKRLRWEQVENSEGTIWGQLGANSDYEKLHDMVKYLDLELHFGTQKSAMPAPEPSPQLETFKKKGVIEILSHKKAYNASILIAHLKLSPGELRQILMNMATDRLEPAHIKQLLLYAPDAEEVKKYEEYRQDPSKLSEPDQFVLQMLSVPEYQTRLQCLLFKCSLQEKTEELKGAYDCIYNASMELKTSKKLAKILEFVLAMGNYLNNSQPKTNKTTGFKINFLTELSTTKTVDGKSTFLHILVKSLCQHFPDVLDFSKDLTMVPLAAKVNQRNITSDLNDLHTTIQDIRSACQKMPATSDDRFAVVMSNFLENSHPAIQSLESLQQRAMEEFSKTASYFGEDGKATNTEAFFGIFAEFINKFERALSDQQVAEIPKSPRSPRMASPLAW, from the exons ATGAGGCGTTTCCTGAGCAGAAAGGGCCGCTTCTCCCTGCGCCAGAGCAAGTCGGGAACTCGGAGTGCCTCCAAAGATTTCT ACCTCGGCCTCCCAGCCACCAATCAGAACTGGCCAGAGGCATTTGGCTTCCGACTTGGAGGCACTGGGCCCAGCTATATCCTGTCTGTTGTAGAAGGCAGTAGTGCCTACCTGGCTGGCCTACAGCCCGGTGACCAGGTGGTGGACATAGAGGGCCAGGATGTGACCAACCTCAGCACACCGGCGCTGATCGCTTTGGCTCAGACCCTCAAGACGGTCCCACCGAGCATCGGGGTGGTGTCACGGATTGAACAG ATCGACATCAACCCTGGCCCAGATGGCCGTTTTGGCTTCACCATTGTGGGAGACAGCCCCCTAATGGTTGAGGACTGCATGCCTAATGGTCCAGCTGGCCGCAGTGGCCTCAAGGCAGGGGACTATGTCATGGAGGTCAACGGCATTCCAGTGAAGCACCACGAAACAGCAGCCGCCATGATAAAAGCAGCTCAGGGACGACCTCTGCGTTTGGGTGTGCTCAGCATGGCTCGTCGACCCAAGCGGCTGAGCAGCAGCATGAGGGTGCTGTCACAGAGCGGTGATAGCGTCAGGGAGAGCCGGGCCCACAAGGCCATGGAGTTcaataaaaaa gTGGAGGAAGTGTTAGGAGAGGAGCCAGATGTGAAGGAACAGCTGTTTGAGGTGCTAAAGCAGTACGCTGCTGAGAGGGATGTGGAGAGCCTGGCTGAGGCCCTGCCTGATATTCTGATCACCGAGGAGCATCAGCAACTGATTGACAGTGTCAG GATCTTCATTCCCAAGAAGCACCGGGAGCGTTTTGACGAAGTGGTTTCCCAAAGCCTGATGAGCCGGCTGAAGGGGCGCAGCTTTAGTGACCCCAGCCGCAGCCACCTTCGCCGTAGCCGAAGCGAAGATCACCCCGAACGCCTTCTTGTCTCCACCCGCGCCAGCTCAGTGCCACGCACCCACGCAGAGGAAGGTGTGGTACCCCCTGCCCGAGGCATGCGCAAGACCACGTCACTCATAGCTGGCCACTCCAGTGGCACCACCACAAACTGCAG GACAGTGAGAGTTTGCAAGGGCAACATGAGTTTTGGCTTCACTCTCAGAGGCCATGCTCCAGTGTGGATTGACTCCGTGATCCCTG GAAGTCCTGCAGACAAAGCCGGTCTAAAACCAGGAGACCGCATCCTGTTTCTCAATGGACTGGACATGAG GACCTCCTCCCATGAAAAGGTAGTGTCCATGCTGCAGGGAAGCGGTGCCATGCCCACACTGGTAGTGGAGGATGGGCCGCCTACATTTACCCTTGCAGAGCAGGACCTTGCAGGAGGCGGCGTTCCTACAGAACGGGCCCGCTCTCCTGTGCTCAGCTCCCTCCAGTGGGTGGCAGAGATTCTGCCTCCCAGTATCAGGGTTCAGGGTCGCACCTTTGGGCAGCAGTTGGAGCACCTGCTGACCATTCAGGAGAGATACACAATCTGCAAAGCATTGGAGAACTTCTTCCAGCATAG GAATGTTGACACTCTGATCGTGGATGTGTTCCCAGTGCTGGACACTCCAGCAAAACAGGTGATCTGGCAGTTTGTTTACCAGCTGCTTACGTATGAAGAGCAAGAGCACTGCCAGAGCAAGATTTCACGTTTTCTTGGATACAAATCCCCAG ttccacctccaccaccaccacctcccccTCCTCCGGAGCCCGAGGTTGTCCCTGAGCCCCACCGCCGTAGCAGTTCCATGAGGGTGACAGGGACCACGTACAGGAGCAGTGTGAGGGGACGTAGCTCTGATGACCTGGTCATTGGTACACACTTGGGCATGG GCCACCGTGCAGAGCCATTACTGGAGACGGGGATGAGGCTAGCTCCAGGAGAGAGACAGTCAGGGGATGGTACCTCTCTCCCTGAAACTCCCAACAACCTCACTAAT CTGTCAGCAGTGTACGCTGAACTGGAGAACATGTATTCAGCCAAGAGGTCCAAGTCTCTGAAGAGTCGCCCGCCTCCTGCCCCTGAGAGTTTGCTGGATCTGGACCCTCCGTCACGCACGGCATCCCCTACGATACACCTTAACACAG GTAGCCGCAAAGGCCCTTCATCCCATACATCCTGGCCGGAGCCTCTCCCCAGCCCCCCACAATCCCAGTTCTACCCATCAGGGTTAACAAGCCAGACCAGTGGGGAGTCCAACCCTTACATCAGCCTTGACAGTCCCCCTCCCTCACCTCCAGAACCCCCTGACTACCCGTCTAGCCCCCCTGCTCACCGCAGCAGCAAGCGCCGTTACACCTTCTCCAAACCGCCTCGCTCTGAAGACACGGACCGCTTTCTGGATGCACTGAGCGAGCAGCTGGGACAGAGGGTGGCAATTGTCGATGACTTCTTGACTCCTGAAAACGACTATGAAGAG ATGGGCTTCCcagatgaagaggatgatgataATGAAGACGATTTGGTGGTGGATGAAGAAGAAAGTGGAGGATTTGTCGCTCCAGAGCTCAGCAGCCCGAGTGATGTCCAGAGCAGCAGTGGAGAAGAAAATGCCTCATCTCTGACCTACTCATCTTCCTCTGATCACATTCCCCCACCCCCCATGACCCCTCCTCCACCCCCACCAGTCCAGTTCAATGATCCACCTCCGCCTCCTCCGCCCCCAGCACCTGCACAGAGTCAACCGCAGcaccaacagcagcaacagcagcagcaactaAGCTACACTCCCGAACACTCCCCAAGAACATACGTGCCCATCCGCCGGAAATCCGGCCCTCCTCCCCCACCTCCTCCCCGCAGTAATCCACCACCTAAACGCCACTCCTTGCATAAAGTCCTCCCTACAAGGGAAGACCTACAGGTGCATGCTACCATACAagagctaaaagcctaccaagAGCAACAAGCCTACCAGGAAAGGCAAGCCTATGAGGAGCAACAAGCGTATAAGGAGAGGCAGGCATATGAAGAGCAAAAAGCCTTTGAAGAACAACAACTCCTGCAAGAGCAGCAGGCCTTGCAGGAACAACAAGCTTATCAAGAGAAACTTTTCAAAGAGAGACAGGCTTATGAAGAGCAGAAGGCATTCGAGGAGCAAAAAGCTTTTGAAGAGCAACAGTTGTACCAAGAGCAACAGGCCTACCAAGAAAGACAAGCGTACGAGCAGCGTCAAGCCTACCAGGAGCAAAAAGCATATGAACAGCGTCAAGCCTACAAGGAACAAAAAGCATTCGAGGAGCTTCAAGCCTACAAGGAGCAAAAAGCATTCGAGGAGCTTCAAGCCTACCAGGAACAAAAGGCCTATGAGGAGCAAAAAGCCTATGAGGAGCGACAAGCCTATAAGGAGCAGCAAGCGTATCAAGAGCAACAGCTGCAGCAGATCTACCAGAGCCACCACTCGATGCCTGCCCAGCCAACGCAGCAGAAAGCCCATTcacctcttcctcttcagtccttACCTCCTCTTCCCTCTCCAGACTCCGTCCATCACCACGCAAACCACCCTCTTTACATGATGcgccaagcacagcagcagcaggcccaCCAGACTCATCATCACCGACGTCTGTCCCGTTCTGCGCCTCCCCCACACCAGCCGTCACCCCAACCAACAGGCCATCCCAGCCAACAAGGTCAGTACGTAGAGGGCATCTACCAAAGTCATCAGAGTGTAAGACCCCAGCCCCACCACTCCTCAACTGAGATGCTCCACCAGATGCACCAAGCCCCGGCTCATCATTCCTCAGCTGAGGTGCTGCACCAGTTGCAGCAATCCCAGGCCCACCACTCATCTGCTGAGATGCTTCAACAGATGCAGCAAGTCCATGCCCACTACTCATCATCAGAAGTGCTCCACCAAATGCACAAATCCAAGGCCCATCATTCGTCAACAGAGCTCCTGCACCAGGCTCAACAGATGCAGCAAATACAGCCTCTCCACTCCTCCACCGAACTTCTCCACCAAGCCCACCAGATGCATCGAGGACAGCCCCACCATTCCTCAACTGAGCTGCTCCATCAAATTCATAAACCCCAGGCGCACCACTCCTCTACAGAGCTTCTTCATCAGGCTCATCAAATGCACCAACCCAAGCCCCATCACTCCTCCACAGAGCTTCTGCATCAAACCCAGCAAGAGCCTGCATCCCTCCCAGTTCAGCTAAATCGGGATGGCCACTCCCATCAGAGCAGGAGAAGTCTAAAGGGCCATCATCAAACTGAAGTGtcggtgcaggggaggcaccaAGAGCAGCAGATCCACCAAACCCACCACCCCCAGCCCACAAAACCCTCCCCCCAGAGACCCCACTCTATCCAGCAGACGCACCACCATTCCAGCACTCCTCAGATCCACCACATCCATCACATGACCCCACAGCCACCTCCTCAGGACTACCAGCACCAGATTCAGGTCATCCACCCTCCCCAGCAGCCTCACAGGCCCCAGCCCCTTCTCTCCACGTTTCAACCCCTGCAGCCACACCAACCCACCCTCTCCACTTTTCAGCCACTGCCTCAACACCCCCAGTCCTCCACCCAAACTGCCCGCCCACAGTCACAGCCCTCGCATCATTTGCTGCAATCTCAACACCAGTCACAATCCCACAGCCAGAGCCAGCCCCAGTCCCTCCCCCACTCTCTTTCTGACCCCACGGAGCACCTAGAGcccccaccacctcctcctcttcccccaCCCTGCTCCCCTCCACCTCTACCAAGACCTAGTCTGTCCAGAATGGACTCCAACCATATGAGTGTAAAGAGGCTGCGCTGGGAGCAGGTGGAAAACTCAGAAGGGACAATATGGGGACAG TTGGGAGCAAATTCTGACTATGAAAAACTGCATGACATGGTGAAGTATCTGGATCTGGAGCTGCACTTTGGAACACAGAAGAGCGCCA TGCCTGCCCCAGAACCATCCCCTCAGCTAGAAACCTTCAAGAAGAAAGGTGTTATAGAAATTCTGTCCCATAAGAAAGCTTACAATGCCT CCATCCTGATAGCCCACCTGAAGCTGTCTCCAGGGGAACTGCGTCAGATTTTGATGAACATGGCCACAGACAGGCTGGAGCCAGCCCACATTAAACAGCTGCTACTGTATGCCCCCGATGCAGAGGAGGTCAAAAAATATGAAGAGTATAGACAGGACCCCAGCAAACTGAGCGAGCCAGATCAGTTTGTGCTGCAG ATGTTATCAGTACCGGAGTACCAGACCCGCCTCCAGTGCCTCCTCTTCAAGTGTTCTCTTCAGGAGAAGACAGAGGAGCTGAAAGGAGCATATGACTGTATTTACAATGCCTCCATGGAGCTGAAGACCAGCAAGAAGCTAGCTAAAATACTAGAG TTTGTGTTGGCGATGGGGAACTACTTGAATAACAGCCAGCCTAAAACCAACAAAACTACAGGCTTTAAGATCAACTTCCTTACAGAG CTGAGCACAACTAAAACAGTGGACGGGAAGTCAACATTTCTGCATATCCTGGTTAAATCGCTATGTCAACATTTCCCGGATGTGTTGGATTTTTCCAAAGATCTTACGATGGTTCCACTTGCAGCAAAAG TAAACCAGAGGAACATCACCTCCGATCTGAATGACCTTCATACCACAATCCAGGACATTCGCTCAGCTTGTCAGAAGATGCCTGCGACCTCTGACGACCGCTTTGCTGTTGTCATGAGT AATTTCCTGGAAAACAGTCATCCTGCAATCCAGTCTCTGGAGTCTCTCCAACAGAGAGCCATGGAAGAATTCAGCAAGACTGCCTCCTACTTTGGAGAAGACGGCAAAGCCACAAATACCGAGGCCTTCTTTGGTATCTTTGCCGAATTCATAAACAAGTTTGAG AGAGCTCTGAGTGATCAGCAAGTTGCTGAAATCCCAAAAAGCCCCAGGAGTCCACGAATGGCCTCCCCGCTGGCCTggtaa
- the grid2ipa gene encoding delphilin isoform X3 has protein sequence MGRDRSLSRHFRIFIPKKHRERFDEVVSQSLMSRLKGRSFSDPSRSHLRRSRSEDHPERLLVSTRASSVPRTHAEEGVVPPARGMRKTTSLIAGHSSGTTTNCRTVRVCKGNMSFGFTLRGHAPVWIDSVIPGSPADKAGLKPGDRILFLNGLDMRTSSHEKVVSMLQGSGAMPTLVVEDGPPTFTLAEQDLAGGGVPTERARSPVLSSLQWVAEILPPSIRVQGRTFGQQLEHLLTIQERYTICKALENFFQHRNVDTLIVDVFPVLDTPAKQVIWQFVYQLLTYEEQEHCQSKISRFLGYKSPVPPPPPPPPPPPEPEVVPEPHRRSSSMRVTGTTYRSSVRGRSSDDLVIGTHLGMGHRAEPLLETGMRLAPGERQSGDGTSLPETPNNLTNLSAVYAELENMYSAKRSKSLKSRPPPAPESLLDLDPPSRTASPTIHLNTGSRKGPSSHTSWPEPLPSPPQSQFYPSGLTSQTSGESNPYISLDSPPPSPPEPPDYPSSPPAHRSSKRRYTFSKPPRSEDTDRFLDALSEQLGQRVAIVDDFLTPENDYEEDVVQMGFPDEEDDDNEDDLVVDEEESGGFVAPELSSPSDVQSSSGEENASSLTYSSSSDHIPPPPMTPPPPPPVQFNDPPPPPPPPAPAQSQPQHQQQQQQQQLSYTPEHSPRTYVPIRRKSGPPPPPPPRSNPPPKRHSLHKVLPTREDLQVHATIQELKAYQEQQAYQERQAYEEQQAYKERQAYEEQKAFEEQQLLQEQQALQEQQAYQEKLFKERQAYEEQKAFEEQKAFEEQQLYQEQQAYQERQAYEQRQAYQEQKAYEQRQAYKEQKAFEELQAYKEQKAFEELQAYQEQKAYEEQKAYEERQAYKEQQAYQEQQLQQIYQSHHSMPAQPTQQKAHSPLPLQSLPPLPSPDSVHHHANHPLYMMRQAQQQQAHQTHHHRRLSRSAPPPHQPSPQPTGHPSQQGQYVEGIYQSHQSVRPQPHHSSTEMLHQMHQAPAHHSSAEVLHQLQQSQAHHSSAEMLQQMQQVHAHYSSSEVLHQMHKSKAHHSSTELLHQAQQMQQIQPLHSSTELLHQAHQMHRGQPHHSSTELLHQIHKPQAHHSSTELLHQAHQMHQPKPHHSSTELLHQTQQEPASLPVQLNRDGHSHQSRRSLKGHHQTEVSVQGRHQEQQIHQTHHPQPTKPSPQRPHSIQQTHHHSSTPQIHHIHHMTPQPPPQDYQHQIQVIHPPQQPHRPQPLLSTFQPLQPHQPTLSTFQPLPQHPQSSTQTARPQSQPSHHLLQSQHQSQSHSQSQPQSLPHSLSDPTEHLEPPPPPPLPPPCSPPPLPRPSLSRMDSNHMSVKRLRWEQVENSEGTIWGQLGANSDYEKLHDMVKYLDLELHFGTQKSAMPAPEPSPQLETFKKKGVIEILSHKKAYNASILIAHLKLSPGELRQILMNMATDRLEPAHIKQLLLYAPDAEEVKKYEEYRQDPSKLSEPDQFVLQMLSVPEYQTRLQCLLFKCSLQEKTEELKGAYDCIYNASMELKTSKKLAKILEFVLAMGNYLNNSQPKTNKTTGFKINFLTELSTTKTVDGKSTFLHILVKSLCQHFPDVLDFSKDLTMVPLAAKVNQRNITSDLNDLHTTIQDIRSACQKMPATSDDRFAVVMSNFLENSHPAIQSLESLQQRAMEEFSKTASYFGEDGKATNTEAFFGIFAEFINKFERALSDQQVAEIPKSPRSPRMASPLAW, from the exons ATGGGAAGGGATAGGAGCCTTTCCAGACACTTTCG GATCTTCATTCCCAAGAAGCACCGGGAGCGTTTTGACGAAGTGGTTTCCCAAAGCCTGATGAGCCGGCTGAAGGGGCGCAGCTTTAGTGACCCCAGCCGCAGCCACCTTCGCCGTAGCCGAAGCGAAGATCACCCCGAACGCCTTCTTGTCTCCACCCGCGCCAGCTCAGTGCCACGCACCCACGCAGAGGAAGGTGTGGTACCCCCTGCCCGAGGCATGCGCAAGACCACGTCACTCATAGCTGGCCACTCCAGTGGCACCACCACAAACTGCAG GACAGTGAGAGTTTGCAAGGGCAACATGAGTTTTGGCTTCACTCTCAGAGGCCATGCTCCAGTGTGGATTGACTCCGTGATCCCTG GAAGTCCTGCAGACAAAGCCGGTCTAAAACCAGGAGACCGCATCCTGTTTCTCAATGGACTGGACATGAG GACCTCCTCCCATGAAAAGGTAGTGTCCATGCTGCAGGGAAGCGGTGCCATGCCCACACTGGTAGTGGAGGATGGGCCGCCTACATTTACCCTTGCAGAGCAGGACCTTGCAGGAGGCGGCGTTCCTACAGAACGGGCCCGCTCTCCTGTGCTCAGCTCCCTCCAGTGGGTGGCAGAGATTCTGCCTCCCAGTATCAGGGTTCAGGGTCGCACCTTTGGGCAGCAGTTGGAGCACCTGCTGACCATTCAGGAGAGATACACAATCTGCAAAGCATTGGAGAACTTCTTCCAGCATAG GAATGTTGACACTCTGATCGTGGATGTGTTCCCAGTGCTGGACACTCCAGCAAAACAGGTGATCTGGCAGTTTGTTTACCAGCTGCTTACGTATGAAGAGCAAGAGCACTGCCAGAGCAAGATTTCACGTTTTCTTGGATACAAATCCCCAG ttccacctccaccaccaccacctcccccTCCTCCGGAGCCCGAGGTTGTCCCTGAGCCCCACCGCCGTAGCAGTTCCATGAGGGTGACAGGGACCACGTACAGGAGCAGTGTGAGGGGACGTAGCTCTGATGACCTGGTCATTGGTACACACTTGGGCATGG GCCACCGTGCAGAGCCATTACTGGAGACGGGGATGAGGCTAGCTCCAGGAGAGAGACAGTCAGGGGATGGTACCTCTCTCCCTGAAACTCCCAACAACCTCACTAAT CTGTCAGCAGTGTACGCTGAACTGGAGAACATGTATTCAGCCAAGAGGTCCAAGTCTCTGAAGAGTCGCCCGCCTCCTGCCCCTGAGAGTTTGCTGGATCTGGACCCTCCGTCACGCACGGCATCCCCTACGATACACCTTAACACAG GTAGCCGCAAAGGCCCTTCATCCCATACATCCTGGCCGGAGCCTCTCCCCAGCCCCCCACAATCCCAGTTCTACCCATCAGGGTTAACAAGCCAGACCAGTGGGGAGTCCAACCCTTACATCAGCCTTGACAGTCCCCCTCCCTCACCTCCAGAACCCCCTGACTACCCGTCTAGCCCCCCTGCTCACCGCAGCAGCAAGCGCCGTTACACCTTCTCCAAACCGCCTCGCTCTGAAGACACGGACCGCTTTCTGGATGCACTGAGCGAGCAGCTGGGACAGAGGGTGGCAATTGTCGATGACTTCTTGACTCCTGAAAACGACTATGAAGAG GATGTTGTGCAGATGGGCTTCCcagatgaagaggatgatgataATGAAGACGATTTGGTGGTGGATGAAGAAGAAAGTGGAGGATTTGTCGCTCCAGAGCTCAGCAGCCCGAGTGATGTCCAGAGCAGCAGTGGAGAAGAAAATGCCTCATCTCTGACCTACTCATCTTCCTCTGATCACATTCCCCCACCCCCCATGACCCCTCCTCCACCCCCACCAGTCCAGTTCAATGATCCACCTCCGCCTCCTCCGCCCCCAGCACCTGCACAGAGTCAACCGCAGcaccaacagcagcaacagcagcagcaactaAGCTACACTCCCGAACACTCCCCAAGAACATACGTGCCCATCCGCCGGAAATCCGGCCCTCCTCCCCCACCTCCTCCCCGCAGTAATCCACCACCTAAACGCCACTCCTTGCATAAAGTCCTCCCTACAAGGGAAGACCTACAGGTGCATGCTACCATACAagagctaaaagcctaccaagAGCAACAAGCCTACCAGGAAAGGCAAGCCTATGAGGAGCAACAAGCGTATAAGGAGAGGCAGGCATATGAAGAGCAAAAAGCCTTTGAAGAACAACAACTCCTGCAAGAGCAGCAGGCCTTGCAGGAACAACAAGCTTATCAAGAGAAACTTTTCAAAGAGAGACAGGCTTATGAAGAGCAGAAGGCATTCGAGGAGCAAAAAGCTTTTGAAGAGCAACAGTTGTACCAAGAGCAACAGGCCTACCAAGAAAGACAAGCGTACGAGCAGCGTCAAGCCTACCAGGAGCAAAAAGCATATGAACAGCGTCAAGCCTACAAGGAACAAAAAGCATTCGAGGAGCTTCAAGCCTACAAGGAGCAAAAAGCATTCGAGGAGCTTCAAGCCTACCAGGAACAAAAGGCCTATGAGGAGCAAAAAGCCTATGAGGAGCGACAAGCCTATAAGGAGCAGCAAGCGTATCAAGAGCAACAGCTGCAGCAGATCTACCAGAGCCACCACTCGATGCCTGCCCAGCCAACGCAGCAGAAAGCCCATTcacctcttcctcttcagtccttACCTCCTCTTCCCTCTCCAGACTCCGTCCATCACCACGCAAACCACCCTCTTTACATGATGcgccaagcacagcagcagcaggcccaCCAGACTCATCATCACCGACGTCTGTCCCGTTCTGCGCCTCCCCCACACCAGCCGTCACCCCAACCAACAGGCCATCCCAGCCAACAAGGTCAGTACGTAGAGGGCATCTACCAAAGTCATCAGAGTGTAAGACCCCAGCCCCACCACTCCTCAACTGAGATGCTCCACCAGATGCACCAAGCCCCGGCTCATCATTCCTCAGCTGAGGTGCTGCACCAGTTGCAGCAATCCCAGGCCCACCACTCATCTGCTGAGATGCTTCAACAGATGCAGCAAGTCCATGCCCACTACTCATCATCAGAAGTGCTCCACCAAATGCACAAATCCAAGGCCCATCATTCGTCAACAGAGCTCCTGCACCAGGCTCAACAGATGCAGCAAATACAGCCTCTCCACTCCTCCACCGAACTTCTCCACCAAGCCCACCAGATGCATCGAGGACAGCCCCACCATTCCTCAACTGAGCTGCTCCATCAAATTCATAAACCCCAGGCGCACCACTCCTCTACAGAGCTTCTTCATCAGGCTCATCAAATGCACCAACCCAAGCCCCATCACTCCTCCACAGAGCTTCTGCATCAAACCCAGCAAGAGCCTGCATCCCTCCCAGTTCAGCTAAATCGGGATGGCCACTCCCATCAGAGCAGGAGAAGTCTAAAGGGCCATCATCAAACTGAAGTGtcggtgcaggggaggcaccaAGAGCAGCAGATCCACCAAACCCACCACCCCCAGCCCACAAAACCCTCCCCCCAGAGACCCCACTCTATCCAGCAGACGCACCACCATTCCAGCACTCCTCAGATCCACCACATCCATCACATGACCCCACAGCCACCTCCTCAGGACTACCAGCACCAGATTCAGGTCATCCACCCTCCCCAGCAGCCTCACAGGCCCCAGCCCCTTCTCTCCACGTTTCAACCCCTGCAGCCACACCAACCCACCCTCTCCACTTTTCAGCCACTGCCTCAACACCCCCAGTCCTCCACCCAAACTGCCCGCCCACAGTCACAGCCCTCGCATCATTTGCTGCAATCTCAACACCAGTCACAATCCCACAGCCAGAGCCAGCCCCAGTCCCTCCCCCACTCTCTTTCTGACCCCACGGAGCACCTAGAGcccccaccacctcctcctcttcccccaCCCTGCTCCCCTCCACCTCTACCAAGACCTAGTCTGTCCAGAATGGACTCCAACCATATGAGTGTAAAGAGGCTGCGCTGGGAGCAGGTGGAAAACTCAGAAGGGACAATATGGGGACAG TTGGGAGCAAATTCTGACTATGAAAAACTGCATGACATGGTGAAGTATCTGGATCTGGAGCTGCACTTTGGAACACAGAAGAGCGCCA TGCCTGCCCCAGAACCATCCCCTCAGCTAGAAACCTTCAAGAAGAAAGGTGTTATAGAAATTCTGTCCCATAAGAAAGCTTACAATGCCT CCATCCTGATAGCCCACCTGAAGCTGTCTCCAGGGGAACTGCGTCAGATTTTGATGAACATGGCCACAGACAGGCTGGAGCCAGCCCACATTAAACAGCTGCTACTGTATGCCCCCGATGCAGAGGAGGTCAAAAAATATGAAGAGTATAGACAGGACCCCAGCAAACTGAGCGAGCCAGATCAGTTTGTGCTGCAG ATGTTATCAGTACCGGAGTACCAGACCCGCCTCCAGTGCCTCCTCTTCAAGTGTTCTCTTCAGGAGAAGACAGAGGAGCTGAAAGGAGCATATGACTGTATTTACAATGCCTCCATGGAGCTGAAGACCAGCAAGAAGCTAGCTAAAATACTAGAG TTTGTGTTGGCGATGGGGAACTACTTGAATAACAGCCAGCCTAAAACCAACAAAACTACAGGCTTTAAGATCAACTTCCTTACAGAG CTGAGCACAACTAAAACAGTGGACGGGAAGTCAACATTTCTGCATATCCTGGTTAAATCGCTATGTCAACATTTCCCGGATGTGTTGGATTTTTCCAAAGATCTTACGATGGTTCCACTTGCAGCAAAAG TAAACCAGAGGAACATCACCTCCGATCTGAATGACCTTCATACCACAATCCAGGACATTCGCTCAGCTTGTCAGAAGATGCCTGCGACCTCTGACGACCGCTTTGCTGTTGTCATGAGT AATTTCCTGGAAAACAGTCATCCTGCAATCCAGTCTCTGGAGTCTCTCCAACAGAGAGCCATGGAAGAATTCAGCAAGACTGCCTCCTACTTTGGAGAAGACGGCAAAGCCACAAATACCGAGGCCTTCTTTGGTATCTTTGCCGAATTCATAAACAAGTTTGAG AGAGCTCTGAGTGATCAGCAAGTTGCTGAAATCCCAAAAAGCCCCAGGAGTCCACGAATGGCCTCCCCGCTGGCCTggtaa